The nucleotide sequence CCGATGTTCGCGTACACGCTGCTCGCCGGCGAGAACGACGCGGACGAGGACGCCGTGGCGCTCGCGGATCTCTGCCGCTCGTTCGCCGAGGCGCATGGACAGAGGCCTCGGCTGAGCCTGATCCCTTACAACGCGATCGCGGACGGCGCCGCGCCGGATCCCTTCCAGCCCTCCACCCGGCTCGAGGCCTTCCGCGCCGTCCTGCTCGGGCGTGGCGTGGGCACGATCGTGCGGTACTCGGGCGGCGGCGACGTGGGGGCGGCGTGTGGTCAGCTCGCGCGGCCGCTGCTGCGGAAACCGGGGAAGCGTCTCCCGGTGGATTCCGAACCCACGGCGCGCTAGCTTGCTCGCGTGTTCGGATTGAGCTTCGGCGAGATGGTCGTGGTCGTGCTCGTGGCCATCGTGGTGGTGGGCCCGCGGCACTTGCCGAGCATGATGCGGACGGCCGGGCAATGGGTGGCGAAGATCCGCCGCATGAGCACGGACCTCCGGGCGCAGAGCGGCATCGACACGCTCCTCCGCGACGAGGGCATCGACCGGAGCCTCCAGGAGATCCGCGCGCTCTCGAACGTGAACGTGCTCGACGGCCTGGAGAAGCTCGCCGTCCCGGCCGCAGCCGCCAAGGCGGGCGTCCCCTCGCCCGCGACCGCCGCCGCTGCCGCCGTGACCGCCGCGGTGAACATGCCGCCCCCACATGGCGAAGAGCCCGTCGAGATCCTCCGCGAACGCG is from Polyangium spumosum and encodes:
- the tatB gene encoding Sec-independent protein translocase protein TatB; the encoded protein is MFGLSFGEMVVVVLVAIVVVGPRHLPSMMRTAGQWVAKIRRMSTDLRAQSGIDTLLRDEGIDRSLQEIRALSNVNVLDGLEKLAVPAAAAKAGVPSPATAAAAAVTAAVNMPPPHGEEPVEILREREYPLVGCDAYDALPDDASPYGGAELGATDPMAHHPLGIVATDDPTSRVVTKEPSAAS